From a single Vanacampus margaritifer isolate UIUO_Vmar chromosome 15, RoL_Vmar_1.0, whole genome shotgun sequence genomic region:
- the LOC144035669 gene encoding uncharacterized protein LOC144035669 isoform X3 — MANERVEIYDPFANHDDLSGPTSDTGNLQSMLEFRLLMAYTKRRQRRQEKKSQSSVDEGDPDSTHTCLLPAESQEETTPTKTKKKRKWRRLPSFLICIKPQMEKNHNEAEGENTVVERSGSFRSDLNESEEMDEVASRLTEIADEIPFTPPELEADSPDDGEDANVEKLIGALLRETGDKFDEEVTENLKEALGSTHPLWNYGFFEKLMKTLLIRMGLFNADPEAPGPQTSPKTLMAVACEVTSRLSAADMLPMSRLLGYGATYLQNHFSSWVNQQGGYEAAFNDDDEDDDVQ, encoded by the exons ATGGCGAATGAACGCGTAGAAATTTACGACCCTTTCGCCAACCACGATGACCTCAGTGGGCCTACCTCCGACACAGGCAACCTCCAAAGCATGCTGGAGTTTCGCCTTCTGATGGCCTACACCAAGAGGAGACAGCGGCGGCAGGAGAAGAAGAGCCAGTCTTCCGTTGACGAGGGCGATCCAGACTCAACCCACACGTGTTTGCTGCCGGCCGAGAGCCAAGAAGAAACGACACCGACAAAGACCAAGAAGAAGAGAAAGTGGAGACGTCTGCCGAGCTTTTTGATATGCATCAAGCCGCAGATGGAGAAAAATCACAACGAGGCTGAGGGAGAAAATACAGTTGTCGAACGCTCGGGAAGTTTCAGAAGCG ATTTGAACGAGTCCGAGGAGATGGACGAGGTGGCGAGCAGGCTGACGGAGATCGCAGACGAAATCCCTTTCACGCCCCCGGAGTTGGAAGCCGATTCACCCGATGATG GAGAGGATGCCAATGTGGAGAAGCTGATTGGCGCCCTGCTGAGGGAGACTGGAGACAAGTTTGATGAGGAGGTGACAGAG AATTTGAAGGAAGCTTTGGGCTCCACGCATCCTTTGTGGAACTACGGCTTCTTCGAGAAGTTGATGAAGACGCTGCTGATTAGGATGGGGCTCTTCAACGCTGACCCCGAAGCGCCGGGACCGCAGACGTCGCCCAAAACTCTAATGGCAGTCGCATGCGAG GTAACAAGTCGTCTGTCAGCTGCCGACATGCTGCCTATGAGCCGCCTGCTGGGCTACGGCGCCACCTACCTGCAGAATCACTTCTCATCCTGGGTCAACCAACAAGGCGGTTAC GAGGCGGCGTTCAATGACGACGATGAGGACGACGATGTCCAGTGA
- the LOC144035669 gene encoding uncharacterized protein LOC144035669 isoform X2: MANERVEIYDPFANHDDLSGPTSDTGNLQSMLEFRLLMAYTKRRQRRQEKKSQSSVDEGDPDSTHTCLLPAESQEETTPTKTKKKRKWRRLPSFLICIKPQMEKNHNEAEGENTVVERSGSFRSVDLNESEEMDEVASRLTEIADEIPFTPPELEADSPDDGEDANVEKLIGALLRETGDKFDEEVTENLKEALGSTHPLWNYGFFEKLMKTLLIRMGLFNADPEAPGPQTSPKTLMAVACEVTSRLSAADMLPMSRLLGYGATYLQNHFSSWVNQQGGYEAAFNDDDEDDDVQ, from the exons ATGGCGAATGAACGCGTAGAAATTTACGACCCTTTCGCCAACCACGATGACCTCAGTGGGCCTACCTCCGACACAGGCAACCTCCAAAGCATGCTGGAGTTTCGCCTTCTGATGGCCTACACCAAGAGGAGACAGCGGCGGCAGGAGAAGAAGAGCCAGTCTTCCGTTGACGAGGGCGATCCAGACTCAACCCACACGTGTTTGCTGCCGGCCGAGAGCCAAGAAGAAACGACACCGACAAAGACCAAGAAGAAGAGAAAGTGGAGACGTCTGCCGAGCTTTTTGATATGCATCAAGCCGCAGATGGAGAAAAATCACAACGAGGCTGAGGGAGAAAATACAGTTGTCGAACGCTCGGGAAGTTTCAGAAGCG TAGATTTGAACGAGTCCGAGGAGATGGACGAGGTGGCGAGCAGGCTGACGGAGATCGCAGACGAAATCCCTTTCACGCCCCCGGAGTTGGAAGCCGATTCACCCGATGATG GAGAGGATGCCAATGTGGAGAAGCTGATTGGCGCCCTGCTGAGGGAGACTGGAGACAAGTTTGATGAGGAGGTGACAGAG AATTTGAAGGAAGCTTTGGGCTCCACGCATCCTTTGTGGAACTACGGCTTCTTCGAGAAGTTGATGAAGACGCTGCTGATTAGGATGGGGCTCTTCAACGCTGACCCCGAAGCGCCGGGACCGCAGACGTCGCCCAAAACTCTAATGGCAGTCGCATGCGAG GTAACAAGTCGTCTGTCAGCTGCCGACATGCTGCCTATGAGCCGCCTGCTGGGCTACGGCGCCACCTACCTGCAGAATCACTTCTCATCCTGGGTCAACCAACAAGGCGGTTAC GAGGCGGCGTTCAATGACGACGATGAGGACGACGATGTCCAGTGA
- the LOC144035669 gene encoding uncharacterized protein LOC144035669 isoform X1: MANERVEIYDPFANHDDLSGPTSDTGNLQSMLEFRLLMAYTKRRQRRQEKKSQSSVDEGDPDSTHTCLLPAESQEETTPTKTKKKRKWRRLPSFLICIKPQMEKNHNEAEGENTVVERSGSFRSVSPVDLNESEEMDEVASRLTEIADEIPFTPPELEADSPDDGEDANVEKLIGALLRETGDKFDEEVTENLKEALGSTHPLWNYGFFEKLMKTLLIRMGLFNADPEAPGPQTSPKTLMAVACEVTSRLSAADMLPMSRLLGYGATYLQNHFSSWVNQQGGYEAAFNDDDEDDDVQ; the protein is encoded by the exons ATGGCGAATGAACGCGTAGAAATTTACGACCCTTTCGCCAACCACGATGACCTCAGTGGGCCTACCTCCGACACAGGCAACCTCCAAAGCATGCTGGAGTTTCGCCTTCTGATGGCCTACACCAAGAGGAGACAGCGGCGGCAGGAGAAGAAGAGCCAGTCTTCCGTTGACGAGGGCGATCCAGACTCAACCCACACGTGTTTGCTGCCGGCCGAGAGCCAAGAAGAAACGACACCGACAAAGACCAAGAAGAAGAGAAAGTGGAGACGTCTGCCGAGCTTTTTGATATGCATCAAGCCGCAGATGGAGAAAAATCACAACGAGGCTGAGGGAGAAAATACAGTTGTCGAACGCTCGGGAAGTTTCAGAAGCG TTTCCCCAGTAGATTTGAACGAGTCCGAGGAGATGGACGAGGTGGCGAGCAGGCTGACGGAGATCGCAGACGAAATCCCTTTCACGCCCCCGGAGTTGGAAGCCGATTCACCCGATGATG GAGAGGATGCCAATGTGGAGAAGCTGATTGGCGCCCTGCTGAGGGAGACTGGAGACAAGTTTGATGAGGAGGTGACAGAG AATTTGAAGGAAGCTTTGGGCTCCACGCATCCTTTGTGGAACTACGGCTTCTTCGAGAAGTTGATGAAGACGCTGCTGATTAGGATGGGGCTCTTCAACGCTGACCCCGAAGCGCCGGGACCGCAGACGTCGCCCAAAACTCTAATGGCAGTCGCATGCGAG GTAACAAGTCGTCTGTCAGCTGCCGACATGCTGCCTATGAGCCGCCTGCTGGGCTACGGCGCCACCTACCTGCAGAATCACTTCTCATCCTGGGTCAACCAACAAGGCGGTTAC GAGGCGGCGTTCAATGACGACGATGAGGACGACGATGTCCAGTGA
- the LOC144035669 gene encoding uncharacterized protein LOC144035669 isoform X4 has protein sequence MANERVEIYDPFANHDDLSGPTSDTGNLQSMLEFRLLMAYTKRRQRRQEKKSQSSVDEGDPDSTHTCLLPAESQEETTPTKTKKKRKWRRLPSFLICIKPQMEKNHNEAEGENTVVERSGSFRSVSPVDLNESEEMDEVASRLTEIADEIPFTPPELEADSPDDGEDANVEKLIGALLRETGDKFDEEVTENLKEALGSTHPLWNYGFFEKLMKTLLIRMGLFNADPEAPGPQTSPKTLMAVACEVLR, from the exons ATGGCGAATGAACGCGTAGAAATTTACGACCCTTTCGCCAACCACGATGACCTCAGTGGGCCTACCTCCGACACAGGCAACCTCCAAAGCATGCTGGAGTTTCGCCTTCTGATGGCCTACACCAAGAGGAGACAGCGGCGGCAGGAGAAGAAGAGCCAGTCTTCCGTTGACGAGGGCGATCCAGACTCAACCCACACGTGTTTGCTGCCGGCCGAGAGCCAAGAAGAAACGACACCGACAAAGACCAAGAAGAAGAGAAAGTGGAGACGTCTGCCGAGCTTTTTGATATGCATCAAGCCGCAGATGGAGAAAAATCACAACGAGGCTGAGGGAGAAAATACAGTTGTCGAACGCTCGGGAAGTTTCAGAAGCG TTTCCCCAGTAGATTTGAACGAGTCCGAGGAGATGGACGAGGTGGCGAGCAGGCTGACGGAGATCGCAGACGAAATCCCTTTCACGCCCCCGGAGTTGGAAGCCGATTCACCCGATGATG GAGAGGATGCCAATGTGGAGAAGCTGATTGGCGCCCTGCTGAGGGAGACTGGAGACAAGTTTGATGAGGAGGTGACAGAG AATTTGAAGGAAGCTTTGGGCTCCACGCATCCTTTGTGGAACTACGGCTTCTTCGAGAAGTTGATGAAGACGCTGCTGATTAGGATGGGGCTCTTCAACGCTGACCCCGAAGCGCCGGGACCGCAGACGTCGCCCAAAACTCTAATGGCAGTCGCATGCGAG GTCCTCAGGTAA